From a single Maylandia zebra isolate NMK-2024a linkage group LG3, Mzebra_GT3a, whole genome shotgun sequence genomic region:
- the trip6 gene encoding thyroid receptor-interacting protein 6 isoform X2, producing MSGPTWLPPRTLDSPERAAPQMSHSAGGAIYRAPMKKGTPDFRPKYGPYDQNGGGGGGMANRYMATGPTGGPMHHSSGDHYYPSPHGPKEDRSWSPHMDSYEMMHRGPEKPASYHSKIDAEIDSLTSMLADLDSHPQDSSTQLYDNVPYNKYLSADHYKPAHQSAAPPQGRPSMSYNPHPQSQYHPAPPYPNEHQTPQYSTSHQQDYYTTSTPKPYPQPVPASYTTASTPTGPRFSVQVKTAQPVTYSQTGRQAEQAYTPPPPRQHVSRPPPQTQTAPQGWYPPHPGSQVQEMHSEGGYKGSGSGSGGRVNQLPVSKRAMENNQSGSGAAQGPGYQSSKGAATPRPEEELDRLTKKLVYDMNHPPAEDYFGRCARCGDNVVGDGSGCIAMEQVFHVECFTCITCHARLRGQPFYALDKKSYCESCYISTLERCSKCSKPILDRILRAMGKAYHPRCFTCVICNCCLDGVPFTVDATSQIHCIEDFHRKYAPRCSVCGEPIMPEPGQEETVRIVALDRSFHVNCYVCEECGLLLSSEGDGRGCYPLDGHILCKSCSARRIQDLSAKISTDC from the exons ATGTCCGGTCCCACCTGGCTGCCACCGAGGACTCTGGACAGCCCAGAGCGAGCCGCCCCCCAGATGTCCCACTCTGCTGGTGGAGCAATCTATCGAGCCCCTATGAAGAAGGGCACGCCCGATTTCAGACCAAAATATGGTCCTTACGATCagaatggaggaggaggaggagggatggCCAACAGGTACATGGCAACTGGGCCCACAG GTGGACCCATGCATCATTCATCTGGTGATCACTATTACCCGTCTCCACACGGTCCTAAAGAAGACCGCAGTTGGAGCCCTCACATGGACAGCTACGAGATGATG CATCGTGGCCCAGAGAAGCCAGCAAGCTACCACTCCAAAATCGATGCTGAAATTGACTCCCTCACCAGTATGTTGGCTGATCTGGACAGCCACCCGCAGGACTCCAGCACTCAA CTCTATGACAACGTGCCTTACAACAAATACCTCTCAGCGGATCACTACAAGCCTGCACACCAGAGCGCTGCCCCTCCTCAGGGTCGCCCATCCATGAGCTacaaccctcatccccagagCCAATACCACCCAGCACCTCCCTACCCCAATGAGCATCAGACACCTCAGTACTCCACCTCCCACCAGCAGGACTACTACACCACTTCTACCCCTAAACCTTACCCTCAGCCCGTCCCAGCCTCCTACACCACAGCGTCCACTCCTACGGGGCCCAGGTTCAGCGTCCAGGTCAAGACAGCGCAGCCAGTCACCTACTCTCAGACAGGGAGGCAAGCTGAACAGGCATACACTCCGCCTCCTCCTCGCCAGCACGTGTCACGACCCCCGCCCCAGACTCAAACTGCTCCCCAGGGCTGGTACCCTCCACATCCCGGCTCACAGGTTCAGGAGATGCACTCTGAGGGGGGGTATAAGGGGAGTGGCTCAGGGTCTGGAGGAAGAGTTAACCAGCTTCCTGTGTCTAAGAGAGCGATGGAAAATAATCAGAGTGGGTCGGGAGCCGCACAGGGTCCAGGTTATCAGTCGAGCAAG ggggcagcaacGCCCAGGCCTGAGGAAGAGCTGGATCGGCTCACCAAGAAGCTGGTGTATGATATGAACCACCCGCCTGCTGAGGACTATTTTG GTCGCTGCGCCCGCTGCGGAGACAACGTGGTCGGCGATGGCAGCGGCTGCATCGCCATGGAGCAGGTTTTCCACGTGGAGTGTTTCACGTGTATCACCTGCCACGCACGTCTGCGAGGACAACCCTTCTACGCTCTCGACAAGAAGAGTTACTGCGAGAGCTGTTACATC AGCACACTAGAGCGCTGCTCAAAGTGCTCCAAACCCATTCTGGACCGCATCCTGCGAGCCATGGGGAAAGCCTACCACCCTCGCTGCTTCACGTGTGTCATTTGTAACTGCTGTTTGGACGGCGTGCCCTTCACAGTGGACGCCACGTCTCAGATACACTGCATAGAGGACTTTCACAG GAAGTACGCGCCGCGCTGCTCGGTGTGTGGGGAGCCCATCATGCCCGAGCCGGGGCAGGAGGAGACCGTCAGGATTGTAGCCCTGGACCGCAGCTTCCATGTTAATTGTTACGTTTGTGAG GAATGTGGTCTCCTGCTGTCGTCTGAAGGCGACGGTCGAGGCTGTTACCCGCTGGATGGCCACATCCTGTGCAAGAGCTGCAGCGCACGCCGCATCCAGGACCTCTCGGCCAAAATCTCCACCGACTGCTAA
- the trip6 gene encoding thyroid receptor-interacting protein 6 isoform X1, with protein MSGPTWLPPRTLDSPERAAPQMSHSAGGAIYRAPMKKGTPDFRPKYGPYDQNGGGGGGMANRYMATGPTGGPMHHSSGDHYYPSPHGPKEDRSWSPHMDSYEMMHRGPEKPASYHSKIDAEIDSLTSMLADLDSHPQDSSTQLYDNVPYNKYLSADHYKPAHQSAAPPQGRPSMSYNPHPQSQYHPAPPYPNEHQTPQYSTSHQQDYYTTSTPKPYPQPVPASYTTASTPTGPRFSVQVKTAQPVTYSQTGRQAEQAYTPPPPRQHVSRPPPQTQTAPQGWYPPHPGSQVQEMHSEGGYKGSGSGSGGRVNQLPVSKRAMENNQSGSGAAQGPGYQSSKQGAATPRPEEELDRLTKKLVYDMNHPPAEDYFGRCARCGDNVVGDGSGCIAMEQVFHVECFTCITCHARLRGQPFYALDKKSYCESCYISTLERCSKCSKPILDRILRAMGKAYHPRCFTCVICNCCLDGVPFTVDATSQIHCIEDFHRKYAPRCSVCGEPIMPEPGQEETVRIVALDRSFHVNCYVCEECGLLLSSEGDGRGCYPLDGHILCKSCSARRIQDLSAKISTDC; from the exons ATGTCCGGTCCCACCTGGCTGCCACCGAGGACTCTGGACAGCCCAGAGCGAGCCGCCCCCCAGATGTCCCACTCTGCTGGTGGAGCAATCTATCGAGCCCCTATGAAGAAGGGCACGCCCGATTTCAGACCAAAATATGGTCCTTACGATCagaatggaggaggaggaggagggatggCCAACAGGTACATGGCAACTGGGCCCACAG GTGGACCCATGCATCATTCATCTGGTGATCACTATTACCCGTCTCCACACGGTCCTAAAGAAGACCGCAGTTGGAGCCCTCACATGGACAGCTACGAGATGATG CATCGTGGCCCAGAGAAGCCAGCAAGCTACCACTCCAAAATCGATGCTGAAATTGACTCCCTCACCAGTATGTTGGCTGATCTGGACAGCCACCCGCAGGACTCCAGCACTCAA CTCTATGACAACGTGCCTTACAACAAATACCTCTCAGCGGATCACTACAAGCCTGCACACCAGAGCGCTGCCCCTCCTCAGGGTCGCCCATCCATGAGCTacaaccctcatccccagagCCAATACCACCCAGCACCTCCCTACCCCAATGAGCATCAGACACCTCAGTACTCCACCTCCCACCAGCAGGACTACTACACCACTTCTACCCCTAAACCTTACCCTCAGCCCGTCCCAGCCTCCTACACCACAGCGTCCACTCCTACGGGGCCCAGGTTCAGCGTCCAGGTCAAGACAGCGCAGCCAGTCACCTACTCTCAGACAGGGAGGCAAGCTGAACAGGCATACACTCCGCCTCCTCCTCGCCAGCACGTGTCACGACCCCCGCCCCAGACTCAAACTGCTCCCCAGGGCTGGTACCCTCCACATCCCGGCTCACAGGTTCAGGAGATGCACTCTGAGGGGGGGTATAAGGGGAGTGGCTCAGGGTCTGGAGGAAGAGTTAACCAGCTTCCTGTGTCTAAGAGAGCGATGGAAAATAATCAGAGTGGGTCGGGAGCCGCACAGGGTCCAGGTTATCAGTCGAGCAAG cagggggcagcaacGCCCAGGCCTGAGGAAGAGCTGGATCGGCTCACCAAGAAGCTGGTGTATGATATGAACCACCCGCCTGCTGAGGACTATTTTG GTCGCTGCGCCCGCTGCGGAGACAACGTGGTCGGCGATGGCAGCGGCTGCATCGCCATGGAGCAGGTTTTCCACGTGGAGTGTTTCACGTGTATCACCTGCCACGCACGTCTGCGAGGACAACCCTTCTACGCTCTCGACAAGAAGAGTTACTGCGAGAGCTGTTACATC AGCACACTAGAGCGCTGCTCAAAGTGCTCCAAACCCATTCTGGACCGCATCCTGCGAGCCATGGGGAAAGCCTACCACCCTCGCTGCTTCACGTGTGTCATTTGTAACTGCTGTTTGGACGGCGTGCCCTTCACAGTGGACGCCACGTCTCAGATACACTGCATAGAGGACTTTCACAG GAAGTACGCGCCGCGCTGCTCGGTGTGTGGGGAGCCCATCATGCCCGAGCCGGGGCAGGAGGAGACCGTCAGGATTGTAGCCCTGGACCGCAGCTTCCATGTTAATTGTTACGTTTGTGAG GAATGTGGTCTCCTGCTGTCGTCTGAAGGCGACGGTCGAGGCTGTTACCCGCTGGATGGCCACATCCTGTGCAAGAGCTGCAGCGCACGCCGCATCCAGGACCTCTCGGCCAAAATCTCCACCGACTGCTAA
- the sst5 gene encoding somatostatin-1 yields the protein MFRSQVLLVALGLSVLLVRVSTAPYSDMLTETLRADLTNDKDLTHWLLLKFMAELMAARGDETRRGREEVTRRHLSLSQRERKAGCRNFFWKTFTSC from the exons ATGTTTCGCTCTCAGGTGCTTCTCGTGGCTCTGGGTTTGTCTGTGCTGCTGGTGCGGGTGAGCACGGCTCCATACAGCGACATgctgacagaaacactgagagcaGACCTCACAAATGACAAG GATCTGACTCACTGGCTCTTGCTGAAGTTCATGGCTGAACTGATGGCGGCGAGAGGAGACGAGACGCGGCGAGGCAGGGAGGAGGTGACGAGGCGACACCTCTCTCTGTCCCAACGAGAGCGCAAAGCAGGCTGCCGCAACTTCTTCTGGAAGACTTTCACCTCCTGTTAA